A genomic window from Streptomyces sp. WMMC940 includes:
- a CDS encoding transposase — MSYPPEVRRQALDLLAVGEPVKKVAVDLGLSERTLYQWRRRYLPQLRHQRYFPDAGTELTAARRRITELETEVAVLRRATELLRDAMSPKDDSRQYA; from the coding sequence ATGAGTTACCCACCCGAGGTGCGCCGTCAGGCCCTCGACCTGCTGGCCGTGGGCGAGCCCGTGAAGAAGGTCGCGGTCGACCTCGGCCTCAGCGAGCGGACGCTCTACCAGTGGCGGCGCAGATACCTGCCGCAACTGCGGCACCAGCGGTACTTCCCCGACGCGGGGACGGAACTCACGGCCGCGCGCAGACGCATCACGGAACTGGAGACCGAGGTCGCCGTCCTCCGGCGCGCGACCGAGCTGCTGCGGGACGCGATGTCCCCAAAAGACGATTCGAGGCAGTACGCGTGA
- a CDS encoding IS3 family transposase produces the protein MAHEGLPVRIATSVLGVTESGYFTWRSRPPSARSVRHSWLTEVISAIHAASHGTYGYRRIHDELTSRHGIAVSHGTVQLLMRRAGLQGLSAGERRRTRPTPKRSPA, from the coding sequence ATGGCTCACGAGGGCTTGCCCGTGCGGATCGCCACGAGCGTCCTGGGGGTGACCGAGTCCGGGTACTTCACCTGGCGTTCCCGTCCTCCCTCCGCACGTTCCGTCCGTCACTCCTGGCTCACCGAAGTCATCTCCGCCATCCACGCCGCTTCGCACGGGACCTATGGATACCGGCGCATCCACGACGAACTGACTTCGCGCCACGGCATCGCGGTCAGCCACGGCACGGTTCAGCTCCTGATGCGCCGCGCCGGTCTCCAGGGTCTCTCCGCCGGCGAACGGCGCCGTACCCGGCCGACGCCAAAGAGGTCGCCGGCCTGA